Proteins co-encoded in one Capsicum annuum cultivar UCD-10X-F1 chromosome 9, UCD10Xv1.1, whole genome shotgun sequence genomic window:
- the LOC107841042 gene encoding uncharacterized protein LOC107841042 — translation MPLDVQQSSHDIHFIQFHRHCTKLKKMAMKTLIIFTIILPLLFTISLSDPNPNPSPSKAYKELIKFGFPIGLLPKNVNAYSLNSTTGEFIVSLVNKCKITLPPDNYLATYSKKITGKIVENRIAELNGISVRAFFKWWGITGIRSSGDNLVFEVGLVTAKYPSKNFHESPECEGKKHSSS, via the coding sequence ATGCCACTTGATGTTCAACAAAGTTCACATGATATCCACTTTATCCAATTTCATCGCCATTGCACTAAGCTCAAAAAAATGGCCATGAAAACCCTAATAATTTTCACCATTATTCTCCCCCTTCTCTTCACCATCTCCCTATCCGACCCGAACCCGAATCCATCACCATCAAAAGCCTACAAAGAGCTAATCAAATTCGGGTTTCCAATCGGGTTACTCCCCAAAAACGTTAACGCCTATTCGTTAAATTCCACTACCGGCGAATTCATCGTTTCACTAGTTAACAAATGTAAGATTACTCTGCCTCCAGACAATTACCTTGCAACGTATTCGAAGAAAATTACTGGGAAAATTGTTGAGAATCGAATTGCGGAGCTGAATGGGATAAGTGTTAGGGCTTTTTTTAAGTGGTGGGGTATTACAGGTATTAGATCTAGTGGTGATAATTTGGTTTTTGAAGTTGGTTTGGTAACTGCTAAATATCCTTCTAAGAATTTCCATGAAAGTCCTGAATGCGAAGGGAAAAAACATTCGTCTTCCTAA
- the LOC107841041 gene encoding fe-S cluster assembly factor HCF101, chloroplastic isoform X1 gives MTLLQPPCSPTLTFHQYCTSQPKAGLYVAEKSFIQSTFSGSCFLSQRHVKALNFSYTCSSLSSFTAKATSNGACTPSVSGQTAESEVLKALSQIIDPDFGTDIVSCGFVKDLVVDDNSGEVSFRLELTTPACPIKDMFEQKANEVVAALPWVKKVNVTMSAQPAKPIYAGQLPAGLQTISNIIAVSSCKGGVGKSTVAVNLAYTLADMGARVGIFDADVYGPSLPTMVSPENRILEMNAEKRTIIPTEYMGVKLVSFGFAGQGRAIMRGPMVSGVINQLLTTTEWGELDYLVIDMPPGTGDIQLTLCQVVPLTAAVIVTTPQKLAFIDVAKGVRMFSKLKVPCVAVVENMCHFDADGKRYYPFGRGSGSQVVQQFGIPHLFDLPIQPALSASGDSGMPEVVADPQGEVSRTFQELGVCVVQQCAKIRQQVSTAVSYDKSFKAIKVKVPDSDEEFYLHPATVRRNDRSAQSVDEWTGEQKLQYTDIPDDIEPEEIRPLGNYAVEITWPDGFNQVFSHPYFDYTIIHRAQLLLTISYK, from the exons ATGACACTACTTCAACCTCCATGTTCTCCTACTCTAACATTTCATCAGTATTGTACTTCACAACCCAAAGCAG GATTATATGTAGCTGAGAAGTCTTTTATTCAGTCTACTTTTAGTGGTTCTTGTTTTTTGTCTCAAAGACATGTGAAAGCTTTGAACTTTTCATATACCTGTTCAAGTTTGAGCTCATTTACAGCTAAAGCTACTTCAAATGGAG CTTGTACTCCTTCGGTGTCAGGTCAAACAGCGGAGTCTGAAGTACTTAAAGCTCTATCCCAAATAATTGATCCTGATTTTGGGACCGACATAGTCTCTTGCGGATTTGTGAAGGACCTCGTGGTTGATGACAATTCGGGAGAG GTGTCGTTTCGGTTAGAGCTTACTACACCAGCATGTCCAATCAAGGACATG TTTGAGCAGAAGGCTAACGAGGTGGTTGCTGCACTTCCTTGGGTAAAAAAGGTTAATGTCACAATGTCAGCTCAACCAGCAAAACCTATCTATGCTGGACAGCTTCCTGCCGGACTACAAACAATCTCCAACATAATCGCTGTTTCTAGTTGCAAG GGAGGGGTTGGTAAATCAACTGTAGCTGTCAACCTAGCTTACACGTTGGCTGATATGGGAGCTAGAGTCGGTATATTTGACGCAGATGTATATGGTCCTAGTTTGCCAACTATGGTGTCCCCAGAAAATCGGATACTTGAAATG AATGCAGAGAAAAGGACCATAATTCCGACGGAATACATGGGTGTTAAGTTGGTATCTTTTGGATTTGCTGGCCAAGGGCGTGCAATTATGCGAGGTCCCATGGTCTCGGGGGTGATCAACCAACTGCTGACTACTACGGAATG GGGAGAATTAGACTATCTTGTTATTGACATGCCCCCTGGAACTGGTGATATTCAACTTACTCTATGCCAG GTTGTTCCTTTGACTGCTGCAGTTATTGTTACGACACCTCAAAAGCTAGCATTTATAGATGTAGCGAAGGGTGTCCGTATGTTCTCAAAGCTTAAG GTGCCTTGCGTTGCCGTAGTTGAGAACATGTGTCACTTCGATGCTGATGGAAAACGTTACTACCCCTTTGGAAGGGGTTCAGGGTCTCAG GTTGTCCAGCAATTTGGAATACCCCATCTATTTGATCTCCCTATTCAACCAGCT CTATCTGCTTCTGGAGATAGCGGAATGCCTGAAGTTGTGGCTGATCCTCAAGGTGAAGTTTCCAGAACGTTCCAAGAGTTAGGCGTGTGCGTAGTACAGCAGTGTGCCAAGATTCGTCAACAAG TATCAACTGCAGTGAGTTACGATAAATCTTTCAAGGCAATCAAGGTCAAAGTACCCGATTCTGATGAAGAATTTTATTTGCACCCTGCGACTGTAAGAAGAAATGATCGGTCAGCCCAAAGCGTG GATGAATGGACGGGTGAACAGAAACTACAATATACTGATATCCCAGACGACATTGAACCTGAAGAGATTCGGCCTTTGGGAAACTACGCTGTGGAAATAACGTGGCCAGACGGATTTAACCaggtcttttcacacccctatttCGACTACACAATCATTCATCGCGCTCA ATTGCTCCTTACGATCAGCTACAAATGA
- the LOC107841041 gene encoding fe-S cluster assembly factor HCF101, chloroplastic isoform X2: protein MTLLQPPCSPTLTFHQYCTSQPKAGLYVAEKSFIQSTFSGSCFLSQRHVKALNFSYTCSSLSSFTAKATSNGACTPSVSGQTAESEVLKALSQIIDPDFGTDIVSCGFVKDLVVDDNSGEVSFRLELTTPACPIKDMFEQKANEVVAALPWVKKVNVTMSAQPAKPIYAGQLPAGLQTISNIIAVSSCKGGVGKSTVAVNLAYTLADMGARVGIFDADVYGPSLPTMVSPENRILEMNAEKRTIIPTEYMGVKLVSFGFAGQGRAIMRGPMVSGVINQLLTTTEWGELDYLVIDMPPGTGDIQLTLCQVVPLTAAVIVTTPQKLAFIDVAKGVRMFSKLKVPCVAVVENMCHFDADGKRYYPFGRGSGSQVVQQFGIPHLFDLPIQPALSASGDSGMPEVVADPQGEVSRTFQELGVCVVQQCAKIRQQVSTAVSYDKSFKAIKVKVPDSDEEFYLHPATVRRNDRSAQSVDEWTGEQKLQYTDIPDDIEPEEIRPLGNYAVEITWPDGFNQIAPYDQLQMMERLVEVPQLTHA from the exons ATGACACTACTTCAACCTCCATGTTCTCCTACTCTAACATTTCATCAGTATTGTACTTCACAACCCAAAGCAG GATTATATGTAGCTGAGAAGTCTTTTATTCAGTCTACTTTTAGTGGTTCTTGTTTTTTGTCTCAAAGACATGTGAAAGCTTTGAACTTTTCATATACCTGTTCAAGTTTGAGCTCATTTACAGCTAAAGCTACTTCAAATGGAG CTTGTACTCCTTCGGTGTCAGGTCAAACAGCGGAGTCTGAAGTACTTAAAGCTCTATCCCAAATAATTGATCCTGATTTTGGGACCGACATAGTCTCTTGCGGATTTGTGAAGGACCTCGTGGTTGATGACAATTCGGGAGAG GTGTCGTTTCGGTTAGAGCTTACTACACCAGCATGTCCAATCAAGGACATG TTTGAGCAGAAGGCTAACGAGGTGGTTGCTGCACTTCCTTGGGTAAAAAAGGTTAATGTCACAATGTCAGCTCAACCAGCAAAACCTATCTATGCTGGACAGCTTCCTGCCGGACTACAAACAATCTCCAACATAATCGCTGTTTCTAGTTGCAAG GGAGGGGTTGGTAAATCAACTGTAGCTGTCAACCTAGCTTACACGTTGGCTGATATGGGAGCTAGAGTCGGTATATTTGACGCAGATGTATATGGTCCTAGTTTGCCAACTATGGTGTCCCCAGAAAATCGGATACTTGAAATG AATGCAGAGAAAAGGACCATAATTCCGACGGAATACATGGGTGTTAAGTTGGTATCTTTTGGATTTGCTGGCCAAGGGCGTGCAATTATGCGAGGTCCCATGGTCTCGGGGGTGATCAACCAACTGCTGACTACTACGGAATG GGGAGAATTAGACTATCTTGTTATTGACATGCCCCCTGGAACTGGTGATATTCAACTTACTCTATGCCAG GTTGTTCCTTTGACTGCTGCAGTTATTGTTACGACACCTCAAAAGCTAGCATTTATAGATGTAGCGAAGGGTGTCCGTATGTTCTCAAAGCTTAAG GTGCCTTGCGTTGCCGTAGTTGAGAACATGTGTCACTTCGATGCTGATGGAAAACGTTACTACCCCTTTGGAAGGGGTTCAGGGTCTCAG GTTGTCCAGCAATTTGGAATACCCCATCTATTTGATCTCCCTATTCAACCAGCT CTATCTGCTTCTGGAGATAGCGGAATGCCTGAAGTTGTGGCTGATCCTCAAGGTGAAGTTTCCAGAACGTTCCAAGAGTTAGGCGTGTGCGTAGTACAGCAGTGTGCCAAGATTCGTCAACAAG TATCAACTGCAGTGAGTTACGATAAATCTTTCAAGGCAATCAAGGTCAAAGTACCCGATTCTGATGAAGAATTTTATTTGCACCCTGCGACTGTAAGAAGAAATGATCGGTCAGCCCAAAGCGTG GATGAATGGACGGGTGAACAGAAACTACAATATACTGATATCCCAGACGACATTGAACCTGAAGAGATTCGGCCTTTGGGAAACTACGCTGTGGAAATAACGTGGCCAGACGGATTTAACCag ATTGCTCCTTACGATCAGCTACAAATGATGGAGCGCTTGGTCGAAGTACCTCAACTTACTCATGCATAG
- the LOC107841039 gene encoding uncharacterized protein LOC107841039 gives MATLTPGILLKLLQSMNTGAKVTGDHRSPLLQVIGIVPALSTSDSLWPHNGFYVQLSDSLNSTYVSLSDRDTDLILTNRLQLGQFVHIDRINFESPPVPRAVNIRPIAGRHGFIGSPEPLVARVTKNGFLIQPAVDSDLDAFHLAKSGRTESSQESRSGPRSRVREVLAARENVDVKEDMSKMSTEKVNPPKRFSSPGSVKQRSTSSGKKHVNGSGVGGGGSGGGEAKRSASPVPSKTVVPSLLSAKEENRRVSKEPAIIVPSRYRQPSPTSGRRQASPLVARRMSLSPGRRLSGGVKVSPAVDSSGKKKMAAIAAGISKVSEAIVGSSKGSRKSWDEGPGNSGDSMDQEKFFCKKKPDIQAILRTQAAISRRLSDVSCHAEDFGSEGKTKSGAAANSPDPEKTSNAAPVIPVHEKKWTDGSVPLHSVSSELAKLGKEAMQRRIIASTAAAEALEEALATETILRSLSMFADLRSTSNTKNPPPTIDRFMSIYEDVVKSTCVAESITSCRGVQKANENMNVEQPKSSLLWVEAALATDLEIVSLLTNQNSGTQSTVKSSPTYQSTKASNKNPLTVSSVTGTWTRGNGMNETVQLAKKLQSEMQMWFIAFVEESLDPGFLAFKNRSLNSDGASGSITAILSQLKRVNEWLDSVVSISKKDEPLIQKIDCLKRKLYGFVIQHVETTAENSTPTSSAS, from the exons atggcgactctgacACCGGGTATTCTACTGAAGCTCCTTCAGTCGATGAACACTGGTGCAAAAGTAACGGGCGACCACAGGTCGCCTTTGTTACAGGTAATCGGAATTGTCCCAGCACTTTCGACATCCGATTCCCTGTGGCCACACAACGGCTTTTACGTTCAGCTCTCCGATTCGTTAAACTCTACCTACGTCTCCCTTTCGGATAGAGACACAGATCTCATCCTTACTAACCGGCTTCAGCTCGGTCAGTTTGTTCACATAGATCGCATTAACTTTGAGTCTCCTCCAGTTCCCCGAGCTGTCAACATTCGCCCTATTGCCGGTCGTCATGGTTTTATCGGTTCACCTGAACCGTTAGTTGCTCGTGTTACGAAAAATGGATTTCTCATACAACCTGCTGTAGACTCGGATCTCGACGCTTTTCATTTGGCTAAAAGCGGGAGAACTGAGTCGAGTCAGGAATCGAGGTCGGGTCCGAGGTCGAGGGTTAGAGAAGTGCTTGCAGCGAGAGAGAACGTGGATGTGAAAGAAGATATGAGTAAGATGTCTACGGAGAAAGTTAATCCTCCGAAGAGATTTTCATCTCCGGGATCGGTTAAACAGAGATCAACATCGTCAGGGAAGAAACACGTCAAcggtagtggtgttggtggtggtggtagtggtggagGTGAAGCGAAGAGATCAGCATCGCCAGTGCCATCGAAGACAGTTGTACCAAGTTTACTATCTGCAAAGGAGGAAAATCGGAGAGTGTCGAAAGAGCCAGCTATTATAGTACCATCAAGGTACAGGCAACCATCACCTACATCAGGTAGAAGGCAAGCAAGTCCATTGGTTGCTAGACGAATGTCGTTGTCCCCTGGACGACGATTGTCTGGTGGTGTTAAGGTTTCTCCTGCTGTAGACTCATCAGGGAAGAAGAAAATGGCTGCTATTGCTGCTGGAATTTCGAAGGTTTCTGAGGCAATTGTGGGGTCTTCAAAAGGTAGTAGGAAGAGCTGGGATGAAGGTCCGGGAAATAGTGGTGATTCGATGGATCAAGAGAAgtttttttgtaagaaaaaacCGGATATTCAGGCAATTCTGAGAACTCAG GCTGCTATTTCTAGGCGTTTGAGTGATGTAAGTTGTCATGCTGAGGATTTTGGAAGTGAAGGGAAAACAAAATCTGGTGCTGCGGCGAATTCCCCTGATCCTGAAAAGACTAGTAATGCAGCTCCAGTGATTCCAGTTCATGAGAAGAAGTGGACTGATGGGAGTGTACCACTACATTCTGTATCCTCAGAACTTGCGAAGCTCGGAAAG GAGGCAATGCAAAGAAGAATAATTGCTTCAACAGCTGCAGCTGAAGCATTGGAAGAGGCCCTTGCCACAGAGACTATTCTTAGAAGTTTGAG TATGTTTGCAGATTTACGCTCAACATCCAACACTAAAAACCCTCCACCAACCATTGATCGTTTCATGTCAATCTACGAAGATGTAGTGAAATCAACATGTGTTGCTGAATCAATCACCAGCTGTCGTGGCGTGCAGAAAGCtaatgagaatatgaatgtaGAGCAACCAAAATCATCTCTTCTTTGGGTGGAGGCTGCTCTAGCAACTGATCTTGAAATTGTATCTCTCTTAACAAATCAGAACAGTGGAACTCAATCAACAGTGAAAAGCTCTCCAACATATCAATCGACGAAAGCATCTAATAAGAATCCTTTGACGGTTTCATCAGTAACCGGAACTTGGACAAGGGGTAATGGGATGAATGAGACAGTACAACTTGCAAAGAAGTTGCAATCTGAGATGCAAATGTGGTTCATCGCTTTCGTTGAAGAGTCACTAGATCCAGGTTTTCTCGCGTTCAAGAATCGCTCCCTGAATTCTGATGGAGCTTCTGGTTCAATTACAGCTATTCTGTCACAACTCAAGCGAGTGAACGAATGGTTGGATAGTGTAGTCTCAATCTCAAAAAAGGACGAGCCATTGATACAGAAGATAGATTGCTTGAAAAGAAAACTATATGGATTCGTCATTCAGCATGTAGAAACCACTGCTGAAAATTCAACCCCCACATCGTCTGCATCTTAA
- the LOC107841040 gene encoding LOW QUALITY PROTEIN: aldehyde dehydrogenase 1-like (The sequence of the model RefSeq protein was modified relative to this genomic sequence to represent the inferred CDS: inserted 1 base in 1 codon) has protein sequence MVQSKDSSEVNFKIPKIKFTKLFINGEFVDSVSGNTFETIDPRNEEVIARIAEGNKYDVDLAVKAAREAFDNGPWPRLPPKERRRIMLKFAHLVLEHVEEIAALDAMDAGKLFSDVKTSEVPSVAEVLCYYAGAADKIHGTTLKMSSEIQGYTLLEPIGVVGHIIPWNFPSQVFACKVAPALAAGCTMVVKPAEQTPLSALYYAYLAEQAGIPDGVINVVTGFGHTAGAALSSHMDVDKVSFTGSTEVGRLIMQAAATSNLKPVSLELGGKSLFIVFDDXNVDKVAPLAFAGAIYNKGEVCVAGSRLFIQEGIYDKFVKKLEEIAKTWVVGDPFDPNTRHGPQVDKKQFARVLSYIEHGKREGATLLTGGNALDRKGYFIEPTIFINVTDDMKIAKEEIFGPVLSVMKFKTVEEVIKRANCTKYGLAAGVMTNNLNIANTVSRSIRAGVIWINCYFGLDPDYPFGGYKSSGFERDLGMEGLHKYLQVKSIATPIYNSPWL, from the exons atggtgCAGTCTAAAGATAGTTCAGAAGTCAACTTCAAGATTCCAAAGATTAAGTTCACAAAGCTCTTCATCAATGGAGAATTTGTGGATTCAGTTTCAG GAAATACGTTTGAAACGATTGATCCAAGAAATGAGGAGGTGATTGCAAGAATCGCTGAAGGTAACAAGTATGACGTTGATTTGGCTGTCAAAGCTGCACGTGAAGCTTTCGACAATGGCCCCTGGCCTCGCTTACCACCCAAG GAGCGGAGAAGGATAATGCTGAAGTTTGCGCACTTAGTTCTAGAACATGTGGAGGAAATAGCAGCCTTGGATGCAATGGATGCAGGAAAGTTGTTTAGTGATGTTAAGACATCAGAAGTACCAAGTGTAGCGGAAGTTCTCTGTTATTATGCCGGTGCAGCGGATAAAATTCATGGAACGACTCTCAAGATGTCAAGCGAGATACAAGGATACACATTGCTCGAACCAATTGGTGTTGTTGGACACATTATTCCTTGGAATTTCCCGAGCCAGGTGTTTGCGTGTAAGGTTGCCCCTGCATTAGCTGCTGGTTGCACCATGGTTGTTAAACCTGCTGAACAAACTCCTCTTTCGGCTCTATATTATGCTTATTTGGCCGAGCAG GCAGGAATTCCGGATGGAGTGATCAATGTGGTAACAGGATTTGGACATACTGCTGGTGCTGCACTTAGCTCTCATATGGATGTAGACAAGG TAAGTTTCACAGGGTCGACAGAAGTAGGACGTCTAATAATGCAAGCTGCAGCTACAAGCAATTTGAAACCCGTCTCACTAGAACTCGGAGGCAAGTCGCTTTTTATAGTATTTGATG GTAATGTGGATAAAGTTGCACCACTTGCTTTTGCTGGAGCAATATACAACAAG GGAGAAGTTTGCGTGGCTGGATCACGCCTTTTCATCCAAGAAGGAATTTACGATAAGTTTGTCAAGAAATTGGAAGAGATAGCAAAAACATGGGTGGTTGGCGATCCTTTTGATCCAAATACTCGACATGGACCACAA GTTGACAAAAAACAGTTTGCAAGAGTACTTTCATACATTGAACATGGCAAGAGGGAGGGGGCAACATTGTTAACTGGAGGCAACGCATTGGATAGGAAGGGTTATTTCATCGAGCCAACCATATTCATCAACGTCACT GATGACATGAAAATTGCAAAAGAAGAAATATTTGGACCTGTTTTGTCAGTAATGAAGTTCAA GACTGTGGAGGAGGTAATCAAGAGAGCTAACTGTACAAAGTATGGACTAGCAGCGGGTGTAATGACCAACAACTTGAACATTGCCAACACAGTTTCAAGATCGATACGTGCTGGTGTCATCTGGATAAACTGTTACTTTGGTCTCGATCCAGATTACCCGTTTGGAGGATACAAAAGCAGTGGCTTTGAAAGAGATTTGGGAATGGAAGGACTTCATAAGTATCTTCAAGTTAAATCTATAGCCACTCCCATTTACAACTCTCCTTGGCTGTAA